From a region of the Alnus glutinosa chromosome 1, dhAlnGlut1.1, whole genome shotgun sequence genome:
- the LOC133854412 gene encoding uncharacterized protein LOC133854412 — protein sequence MGGQENVKHLEECSVSNALGTWVFSVAGALLAIPVGIKRKSLAPLVFFGTTGTMLDIIMGITACEREHAERQMKLLEAQNSAAEASLAETTADS from the exons ATGGGAGGCCAAGAGAATGTTAAGCACCTCGAAGAGTGCTCAGTTTCCAA CGCACTGGGCACATGGGTTTTTTCAGTGGCAGGGGCTTTGCTAGCAATTCCTGTGGGTATAAAACGGAAATCTCTAGCACCCCTTGTGTTCTTTGGCACAACTGGTACCATGCTTGATATTATCATGGGAATCACTGCTTGTGAAAGAGAACATGCGGAACGCCAAATGAAGCTATTAGAAGCTCAAAATTCTGCAGCTGAAGCTTCTCTTGCCGAGACAACTGCAGATTCCTGA
- the LOC133854426 gene encoding uncharacterized protein LOC133854426 gives MRGIGGPLLCIGDLLSDLGESDGDAPPHHHETPLSSSSSSISSPIETPQAQALDLTKLFQEDYDRLNEALSGTDHSWTALTLKLCSALETANKLVQSTNSNVRLLSEKVGELEKIVKRGDCAIASAKAIHVCLNQKQAPFSGSENTR, from the exons atgagaggaataggaGGGCCGCTTCTATGCATTGGCGATCTGCTCAGCGATCTTGGAGAATCAGACGGCGATGCACCTCCACACCACCATGAAACCCCTCTCTCATCGTCTTCCTCTTCCATTTCCAGCCCCATTGAAACCCCTCAAGCGCAAGCCTTGGACCTCACAAAGCTCTTCCAG GAAGACTATGACCGCTTGAATGAGGCGCTCTCTGGCACAGACCACTCATGGACGGCTCTAACCCTAAAG TTATGCTCTGCTCTGGAAACTGCAAACAAACTGGTCCAGTCAACCAACTCAAATGTCAGGTTGCTGTCAGAGAAGGTTGGAGAGCTGGAGAAAATAGTCAAGAGAGGAGACTGTGCCATAGCATCAGCCAAGGCCATCCATGTCTGTTTGAACCAAAAGCAAGCACCATTTAGTGGCAGTGAAAATACCAGATAA
- the LOC133854577 gene encoding caffeic acid 3-O-methyltransferase-like: protein MECTGKQTSHDHKHRIEEEDEAITYAGVLSSSFILPMVLNACIELNVLEIINKAGPDAQLPPSAIASHLPTGRNPDAPFVLDRMLHLLASYSLLTCSVHTLEDGKVQRRYGLTLAGKCFIRSVDRGSLAPFSLLSRCQAITNMGFHLKDAVLEGGFTFEKAHGMSIYQYNSVKDPTFGEAFDEAMAQHSTLITKQILKKYKGFEGLSSLVDVGGGIGTTLNLIISQYPSIKGINFDVSEVLRNARSYNGIEHVAGNVFEEVPKGGAIMLKQIIHNWEDEECLKILRNCYKAVPEKGKVIVIDPFVPVAPETTLLGRFASQYDNLMFCELGGKERTENEFKALAIAAGFSQSRVACSACGYWVLELKK, encoded by the exons ATGGAGTGTACGGGAAAGCAGACAAGTCACGATCATAAGCACAGGattgaggaagaagatgaagcaaTCACGTATGCTGGCGTGTTAAGTAGCTCTTTCATTTTACCAATGGTGTTGAATGCCTGCATAGAGCTCAACGTGCTTGAGATCATTAACAAAGCAGGCCCTGATGCTCAACTCCCGCCCTCTGCTATCGCTTCTCACCTTCCAACCGGCCGCAATCCTGATGCGCCATTTGTGCTTGACCGCATGCTGCATCTCCTTGCTAGCTACTCTCTTCTCACTTGCTCTGTCCACACTCTCGAGGATGGCAAGGTTCAGAGACGTTACGGCCTCACGCTTGCCGGAAAGTGTTTTATTAGAAGCGTAGATAGAGGGTCACTCGCCCCGTTTTCACTCCTCTCTCGCTGCCAGGCTATCACGAATATGGG TTTCCACTTGAAGGACGCGGTGCTTGAAGGTGGCTTTACATTCGAGAAAGCCCATGGAATGTCGATCTATCAGTACAACAGTGTAAAAGATCCTACATTCGGAGAGGCTTTTGATGAGGCAATGGCTCAACACTCCACCCTTATCACGAAacaaattctcaaaaaataCAAGGGTTTTGAGGGCCTATCATCATTAGTTGATGTTGGTGGTGGAATCGGCACTACCCTCAACTTGATCATCTCTCAGTACCCTTCCATTAAGGGCATTAACTTCGATGTGTCTGAAGTATTAAGGAATGCCCGATCTTATAATg GCATAGAGCACGTTGCGGGCAATGTGTTTGAAGAAGTTCCAAAAGGCGGTGCCATAATGTTGAAG CAAATAATTCATAACTGGGAAGATGAGGAATGCTTGAAAATACTAAGGAATTGCTACAAAGCGGTGCCGGAGAAGGGAAAGGTAATTGTGATTGATCCATTTGTGCCTGTGGCTCCTGAGACAACCCTCTTGGGTAGGTTTGCTTCCCAGTATGACAATCTTATGTTTTGTGAGCTTGGAGGAAAGGAGAGGACGGAGAATGAGTTCAAGGCCTTGGCAATAGCAGCTGGGTTTTCACAGTCCCGAGTTGCGTGCTCTGCTTGTGGTTATTGGGTGCTGGAGTTGAAGAAATAA